The genomic window cacacacacacacacacacacacatatatagatatGAGATTAAGCTTTTGACACTTTGAGGGACTTGTTCACAACTATTAAACAAGGTGAAAACATTTACTGATGCTCAGACAGcaatatgcatactatactttatgtaattatctgcaatgtagattgtgaagagcagtattaaataaacaaaatattttatctcttatatttgtataaattatgaaattgGTGTGAACGTTTGAGACAAGAGgaaatgcaaacttatcttctcactAATTCTGTTTATTTAACCTCTGATTAATGgtttatcagctgtcttccttttcttcagcattctatcttgtttctgaacagcaatctaaattgagcatttctgtgatttgcagactaaaaacagccatttggctccttaaagtttcagtttaggagccaatggctccttaataatttttttagtctggagccctgagttGTACTATGATATCTGGAACCCCCTGTTGTCCAGTCAAAGCTGAACTATATGGTGAAATTCACCCAGTTGGTGCCGAGGCAAATTTATGGCATCCACCCAAAGTCTCTGGGATTTATCTTGCCAATTTTGTGTGATAGCTTCTTTCAGAAATACATTTAGCATGGTAAACATCCTAATTATGGAACAGATTTTGCCCATTTATATTCATTTCCACAGTGTGTTAGCACCTTAACATGTTTATTACCTTCTCAGACTAAAGCAAGTGTTCTGAATTGCcacattattattgttaatttaaGGAGATATTCTGTCCATCCCTCatcccatttcttttttttttttgtctactcACAGACCACAAGTCTGGAAACACTTCCTTGGACACATTGCTTGCTCTCCTACAAGCAGAAGGGGCCAAAATTGAGGAAGAAACTGAGGTAACTTGTGCTACATTTACCAACCACAAATCTTCAATTGTTTCAATACTCTTTGTAGTTGTGGTGGATTGCATGTGTGGGCTGATTCATTagactcacatgacatgacctgTATGCTATAGCATGggagtgatattttttttttttttttttttcttcataatctTTTCCCCTTTTTTCAAATCAGAATATTGCTGACACTTTCCTTGATGGCGCAGCCACTCTAGACACATTCATTGATGAGTACCAGAGTAAGAGGAAGCTGGCACACCTTAGAAGAGTGAAGATCGAGAAGCTCCAGGAAATGGTACTAAATGGTCACCACATGGCCTCAGCAGCCCCTCAGCCCTCTCGATCTGAGGACCTCCCGTCCAGGCCAGCTGATCTCCagagagaggtcaatggatccCCTATGCCGATGCCCCGCCGGGCTCCTCCTCTCCCTCCTGTTAAAGTTCCCCCAAGTCCTACTATCCAGCCTGCTGCAGCTGTCACCTACCCCGCTGCCACTCCATACCCCCCCTCCTCTCCATACCCTCCCTCCACTCCATACCCTCCTATTCCTCCCAGAGTCGGAAATCCACCATCTAGTCTTAACCAGGGATACCCCAGCATGTATATGCAGCAATACCCCCCGACTGTCCCCCAGAGACCCCCACCACGCATGGCACCCCAGCCAGGCTTCATCATTCAATGAATGGGGCCTTACGGTTTATAGAGAAGGGACAGTATAAACACTGAACATTCATGTAAGACTTTTGTAAGTCCTTCAGGctgaatattataaaatattgtgCAGGAATATGCCAGGATGGAGTCTTGTCATGACAAATTAACTAGACATTTCTGCTATCAAAGGCGCATCTTCAACATGACCTTCAATTTGCACTTTAGACTTTTTATTGTATTGAAACAGTCATGGCTGGCTACAGAGTGTTGCTATTCTTGTTCTGATTTTTGGGCTCCCTTCAGCAGCATTAGATCAAGTCAGATTGCTTAGTCAATTTAAGTTTTAAATGAGCCACAGGGGCTTCCATACATTAGGTTAATATAAGTGAAGATATCAAAATTCAGGATCTGGTTCTGGTTCTGTCCTCTTAGTTATCCGGTTAGACAAATATGAGAAGCTGCAATTTAATGTTTTGATTTGTGTTTGAGTTGTATGTGATCCAGTCAAGTTCATACTAATATGTAAATTCATCTACTTTAATTTCTTCTGGCATTTCATACATGAAAAAGCTTTTTTAACattaacaatagtgatgcctatGCAAACAAACTGAAAACGGACTGTGTTGAGTTTATGGAGGGaaccaaaacaaacatttttgctCTCCAGATTATTTCAGACATGCAGCTAAATATGTTATTTCACTGGAACCAGTTCTTATAAAAGTATGTGTGCTTGTAGCAGTAGAGAACAGGGTGATTTGATACCAATTTCTTTAAGAAAAGTCAGATCATTTGAGGTAAATGCTGGTGAAATAATTTGGTACTAATTTGGTGGATGAAATTGGGTGGTGGGAGCTAGTAATGCCTTATGTGTCTCAGATGTAAGCAAATTCATGCTGATGGAGGGAGTTAATTagatcaattttggaataagtggAGAAAACAAAACAAGCGAATGAGTTATCTTTAGTAAATGTGTCATGTGTGGTGAGTATGAACATTTGTGAGGCATATTACCGTGCATACTTAAACTAATGCTTGATGCATAATTtaccattttaatgtttataaataaCACTAATCCTACATGTACTTATTTTTGCCATCTGGTGTGAAGTTGTTCATTGAAGATGCTCATTATTTCCATACCACACATCTTAATTGACTTCAAATATTTTCAGCTAATATAGACATATCATTTTAATACTTCTGACAAATTTTATGTAACTATTGGTAAATTTGGAGTTTGGATGTACTTATGTCAGGTCTGTTACATATCTATGTCTTGTTCTCCATCCATAATCTATTGTATAACCATTGCCCATGCCTTTTGTTTTCAccttaggcctatatatatatatataatgcatctTTTGGGTTGgtattgtctgtgtgtgtctacCACTGAAAGAGCGACTTTGTGCCTAGGCTGGGTGAGCTGAGGACTTGTTATTGAGGTGACCAATGTGGTGTGTGCTTCATGTGCCTCCTTACTTTCCCGCTGTATAGTAAGTCATTTAAAAACTCCAGAATAcagaatattttcaaaaatgtgctgTTTATACAGGTGCACCCTTACAAGTGTCCTTTTATCGAAATATCTTATGTTTGTTTTACTGATTAGAGCCATAATTATGTCTCACGTTCAGGAACTTTTCATGAGGAAGAGAGTAACTTTGTCCTCTTTAATCTCAGTTGCTGCTACTTTTTTCTGTCAGTAACATTCATTTAATGAGCCGAGACCAGATCTCTTACAACACATTAATATGCAGGCTCTGTTTGAATTAAATCACTCCACGTTTGTCAAAATGTGGGTATCTGCTTTATCTTGATACTGATGAGCACCAGATCTAAGGGTAGAATTATTTGCATACTATATGAATCAAATTATTTTATGTCTGGTGCATGACATACCTGTGAAATACTGTACTATGACAGGCTTGCCAATAATCTGGATAAACCAGTTTACTGTCTTGGAAATGTTTGTATGTATAGACATGTTTGAAGTGtcttagaaataataataactcttAGGTTTGTAACTGGTAAATCAGCTGAAATATAaatgttggcaatataaaatttCGTTTTTTATTCTCCAATTGTTACATAGACTATGCTGTGCTAGTTATTGCCTATTAAAAGTAGTAGAAATGGTAAATGGAACTGAAATTTCTATTTTAAAGACAATAAAAGCATGGAACTGACATCTCTATTTTAAAGACAATAAAAACTATCCCATCACTTTATCATGAGTTTAacgtttttatgtttttatttgtttgtctgtttgtttttttatttaaagaataaaGCTGGTTCCATATATAACTTGGTGTAATGTTGACTCCCCCTATTGGATGCAATTGTAAGTGCACAATGACCCTTCACTGTCCTCTGAAATTTTTGGGGAACTTTAAATGTAGTGttcaatttaaatttttaaccatatatatatatatatatatataaaacattttaagaagaGGAATGAGTCGAAATTAACTggtgtggcaatcaacattatgccacaaatgcgatcgattgagcttaacttgtattcaacctggaacattcctttaaatttagCATGGGACCAGCGCCTCCAAGGCAGCTAAAATAGCTGAGCATATCCAGGGTGGgggaccatcttaaaccagctaagaccagacaACCAtgttaggctggttttagctgttttTCAGCAAGGTATTCAATGCCACTAGAACATAGAAAAGAGGTATTTATACCTAGTTACATTATTAATATCACTAAAAATGCCAGATAGCATTTTACATAGGAATAGCAATTCCTTTATGGCGTTACGtgttttcaatttttttcttACGAAACGTTTAGCAGATGATTCAATGTAATTTACTGCAGTAGAAGTCCCCCCCCAATGTCGGATAAATTATTCGAAggttatttgatatttatattagaaCATATATCTATTAAAATAGATTTCCTTaacttgtgattccagaaatgtctagaactatattcttcataaaaagcaaGCTTTTGAAGGGAGTTATTACATTTGTAGCATTTTcagttaatttaattataataattagattataatttttatatatcacattttgacataagaCATCTTGAGCGCCCCCGCCGCCCCCTAGTGGGTCCTGCCCCCCTAGTTGAGAACCATTGATTTACagcatgtgtttttgtgtttattgtatTTGCCTAGAATAAGTAATAACTGTAAAACGCCGTTGTGTGCTTGTTTACGTTTCAAAATatcatccttaaaacaatatatcacattaaaaacatttaaccaTCTGCTTCGCACGTGTCAAACTTTACGTGAAACGTCGTTCCTACGTCAGCGCGTCGCGAGCCACAGCTACCATAGACATTATGTCTATGACAGCTACCGCCATATTGCAGGAAATCCGCCTTAGGTTTGGAGATTACCGTTTAATCTGGGGGACTGGGAACGAGAGTGTGATTGGAAGTTACTGCTAGCCATATGGTTAGCTCGAGTGGGAGGGTAGCTTGCTCAATCGCTGTTGTCACACGACAGGACATATGTTTATTAAGGCAAATTGGCGGCGTTTGGgacgttattattattttaaactcgAGTGTGTAGCGAAACTGGCGAGTTGACGTTCTGACTCTGAAAAGTGGAAAATCGGATTAACGTTCAAGATTGCGCACCAAACCCTAATAATCTTTTGTCGCTGGCTCCTGTTGAGACGAGCCGAAGATATATGATAGAGAGAAGCTGATAGCTAGATAGGTCCATGTAAACTGGAAAAGACCGATACCGGGCTCTATTGTAGTAGTTCATCAGCGAGAATCGGTGattgcttcacatttctgttagCGAGGGAAGGCAATCGAGTTGGTGTCTGTTGGCGGTGGCCAGGTTTTCGTGTTATTATGTTGCCCTGTGACCAGAGTTACTAACTGTTCAGTTTAGACTAAATTAGCTGTATCGGAGATTTATACCTCTCCGGTGATCTGCATTTGAACAGATTTCA from Xyrauchen texanus isolate HMW12.3.18 chromosome 3, RBS_HiC_50CHRs, whole genome shotgun sequence includes these protein-coding regions:
- the vps37ba gene encoding VPS37B subunit of ESCRT-I a, which translates into the protein MAGFGNKLSSYSIIQLSELLEDDEKLNKIIDDTEEIKGLQQNKEMTLASNRLLAEQNLQLQPRLDHQKNELTKRYRCLQEHFEACQLRKSSLDHKSGNTSLDTLLALLQAEGAKIEEETENIADTFLDGAATLDTFIDEYQSKRKLAHLRRVKIEKLQEMVLNGHHMASAAPQPSRSEDLPSRPADLQREVNGSPMPMPRRAPPLPPVKVPPSPTIQPAAAVTYPAATPYPPSSPYPPSTPYPPIPPRVGNPPSSLNQGYPSMYMQQYPPTVPQRPPPRMAPQPGFIIQ